From a region of the Drosophila virilis strain 15010-1051.87 chromosome 3, Dvir_AGI_RSII-ME, whole genome shotgun sequence genome:
- the LOC6624673 gene encoding dipeptidase 3, producing the protein MNAMPNRDFMEVHPLHQHQPHCKQQCFVFTEIADIELPAEITKFGGGNEKLHCSNGGIPSYNCKKDSCSESSVERPGRSRSRKILVGVCLVLVCIAMAGGIPLALQLRSSSLLEARLAFIRRLLTESPLIEGSWKPPSDVKLNSSGMADIRQNHIGAVLWPIAVHCGAQYLDAVQLVLEGIDEAKRITAATNSMHIVESADEMEQTHIRGEVAVLMGIGGGHALGTSLAVLRSLYLLGARFVSITSLECTTPWAAAAIRRRDYLIEENVTNSLNEFGKTMLYEMNRLGMLIEISQLSETAMIIALRTAKAPVLLMNATPLSMCNGTNVASIPDHVLSLLPENGGVILLNLERCGDRQISVREAILAINYVRKVAGVDHIGLGGAPKSYALLLAELARDRVWGNAAIKKLVGGNVMRILREIEALKNRLPLYEEWIPHESIESNSYCRYPES; encoded by the exons ATGAACGCAATGCCAAATCGTGACTTTATGGAGGTGCATCCGctgcatcagcatcagccGCATTGCAAGCAGCAATGTTTTGTGTTCACCGAGATAGCGGACATTGAGCTTCCAGCCGAGATCACGAAGTTTGGTGGTGGCAATGAAAAGCTGCATTGCTCCAATGGCGGCATACCGAGCTACAATTGCAAGAAGGACTCGTGCAGCGAGTCGTCCGTTGAGCGTCCTGGACGTTCGCGTAGCCGCAAAATTCTGGTGGGCGTTTGCCTGGTCTTAGTGTGCATTGCCATGGCCGGCGGCATTCCGCTTGCACTTCAGTTGCGCTCCTCCTCGTTGCTGGAGGCACGCTTGGCATTTATTCGACGTCTGCTGACGGAATCGCCGCTCATTGAGGGCTCCTGGAAACCACCCAGTGATGTCAAGCTGAACAGCAGTGGCATGGCCGACATAAGGCAAAACCATATTGGTGCCGTGCTCTGGCCTATAGCTGTTCACTGTGGTGCCCAGTATCTGGACGCAGTTCAACTTGTTCTCGAGGGCATCGATGAAGCGAAACGCATCACAGCTGCCACGAATTCGATGCATATTGTGGAGTCCGCGGATGAAATGGAGCAGACCCACATCAGAGGCGAGGTGGCCGTCCTCATGGGCATCGGTGGTGGTCATGCTCTGGGCACCAGTCTCGCGGTTTTGCGCTCCCTCTATCTGCTGGGCGCTCGATTCGTATCAATTACCAGCCTGGAATGCACAACACCTTGGGCTGCCGCAGCCATACGGAGACGCGATTATCTGATTGAGGAGAATGTGACCAATTCGCTTAACGAGTTCGGAAAG ACAATGCTTTACGAAATGAATCGCCTGGGCATGTTGATTGAAATATCACAGCTGAGCGAAACGGCAATGATAATAGCTCTGCGCACTGCGAAGGCGCCCGTTCTGCTAATGAATGCCACGCCGCTTTCCATGTGTAATGGCACGAATGTGGCCTCCATACCGGATCATGTACTCAG CCTTCTGCCAGAAAATGGTGGAGTGATACTGCTAAACCTGGAGCGCTGTGGTGATCGGCAGATCAGCGTGCGCGAGGCGATACTGGCTATTAACTATGTGCGAAAGGTGGCTGGCGTGGATCACATTGGCCTGGGCGGAGCCCCCAAAAGCTAtgcgttgttgttggccgAGTTGGCTCGAGATCGGGTTTGGGGCAATGCGGCTATAAAGAAGCTGGTTGGCGGCAATGTTATGCGAATTTTGCGTGAAATTGAAGCTCTTAAGAATCGCTTGCCCTTGTACGAAGAATGGATCCCACATGAGTCGATCGAAAGCAATTCATATTGCCGCTATCCAGAGTCGTAA
- the LOC6624456 gene encoding integrator complex subunit 15: MASVGDGKISLRKLEYPMCAVEALSRLEGLIASRNKQNLAMQIISEFIFLERTKDGDVRKMQTLGISQMNIYQEFQLILALIEYFSRPGRDATRNAIFLSLFGSHLTPQRSRLLSRLISTAVSGSVAPLLSSAGTWMQQVGCKTSPSLEVAQNIVSDFISFSRKTPEQLRHLPMVGPHFAANFMVAVADLYLNEKRGGVLTPPPDALLDAITEWTTENPLLCQAPQQPLVLPAGAIAMPFATPLAGLLRWVVLAPLVSNRQAYSNLHLSLLHTLLKTANNGESTISLHSQELIQIVTSLQKYCARLTEAKVVPEEDAAYIKSMERFAQAVQIALASNCITNHIQLLCVLETLPPHALMKIVLAAHKKL; this comes from the exons ATGGCGTCTGTAGGCGATGGTAAAATAAGCTTGCGAAAATTAGAATATCCAATGTGTGCAGTTGAGGCACTTTCCCGTTTAG AGGGCCTCATTGCTAGCCGAAATAAACAGAACTTGgcaatgcaaataatttcCGAGTTCATTTTTCTGGAGCGCACCAAGGATGGAGACGTGCGCAAAATGCAAACGCTCGGCATAAGTCAGATGAATATTTATCAGGAGTTTCAATTGATTCTAGCGCTCATCGAATACTTCTCGCGGCCAGGCCGGGATGCGACACGCAATGCGATATTCCTCTCGCTATTTGGCAGCCACTTGACGCCACAGCGATCTAGGCTGTTATCCAGACTAATCAGTACTGCGGTTTCGGGCTCGGTGGCTCCACTGCTCTCCTCGGCAGGCACATGGATGCAACAAGTTGGCTGCAAAACGTCGCCAAGCCTAGAAGTTGCACAGAATATTGTCAGCGATTTTATCTCGTTCTCGCGCAAAACTCCCGAACAGTTACGACATCTGCCCATGGTGGGTCCGCATTTCGCAGCTAACTTTATGGTTGCTGTTGCCGATCTGTATCTTAATGAGAAGCGCGGTGGTGTTTTGACACCCCCGCCGGATGCCCTACTCGATGCAATAACAGAATGGACCACGGAGAATCCGTTGCTCTGCCAGGCACCGCAGCAGCCACTTGTTTTACCTGCTGGCGCTATTGCCATGCCGTTTGCTACTCCGCTGGCCGGCTTGTTGCGTTGGGTAGTGCTTGCCCCGTTGGTATCCAACCGGCAAGCTTACAGTAACTTGCATTTATCATTACTGCACACGCTACTTAAAACGGCCAACAATGGCGAATCAACCATATCCTTGCACTCCCAAGAGCTTATTCAAATTGTCACATCATTGCAAAAGTACTGTGCCCGTCTGACTGAGGCAAAGGTTGTTCCCGAAGAGGACGCAGCATATATAAAATCCATGGAACGCTTCGCTCAAGCTGTGCAGATAGCATTGGCCTCCAACTGCATCACAAACCACATTCAGCTGCTCTGCGTGCTGGAGACGCTGCCGCCACACGCACTCATGAAAATTGTGTTGGCAGCGCATAAAAAGCTCTAA
- the LOC6624632 gene encoding WD repeat-containing protein 26 homolog, with the protein MTDTTHSQNSNSNSNRQSDNSIGSGMNMQNTTALSSSTAGSADGTGAAVELPTSGDNVTREGGGGGSGSAGGDGAADEVAQPSSGHSNNTTNGHDVKHNGFAANNNGSTNNCAVDGENNRENNSGYSGIHLDNSNQEIIRLIGQYLHDVGLEKSVKTLMVESNCYLEHPSATKFREHVLVGDWSKADADLKDLEPLIDNGKSSTITEMKFILLEQKYLEHLDDGNPLDALHVLRSELTPLQHNISRVHQLSSYMMCSTNEDLYQRAKWDGKGIASRALVMERLQTFMPPSVMMSPRRLRTLLQQAVELQSQNCPCHDMAWETNLQTVSLLTDHCCTTDGFPMQTIQVLTDHCDEVWFCKFSPDGLKLATGSKDSTVIIWDVDPYKLTLKHRRVLDGQAQLNVSFVSWSPDSKLILVGGTEDSHELFIWNVDDGKLVVKFSQSPDDSLACGTFSRDGNHFVCGGQKGQLYLCDLNGTLIDSWEGVRVNSVAFRADNKTILAADNHYRIRGYNFDNPRSDFDILREPHPIMTFSINSADRLALLNVSNQGLHLWDIEDKCLVRRFQGIRQSNFAIHSCFGGVNESFVASGSEDKVVYIWHLKREEPLAKLAGHTKTVNCVSWNPVYPSLLASASDDATVRIWGPKPTGSSATTESDDCSSSSSSSSWNMT; encoded by the exons ATGACGGACACCACCCATTCACAgaatagcaatagcaatagcaacaggCAAAGCGACAATAGCATCGGCTCTGGCATGAATATGCAGAATACAACAGCCTTGTCATCATCCACAGCCGGCTCTGCAGACGGTACTGGCGCCGCTGTGGAGTTACCAACCAGCGGCGACAATGTTACCCGAgagggcggcggcggcggcagcggtagTGCAGGTGGCGATGGCGCAGCCGATGAGGTTGCCCAACCCTCGAGCGGCCATAGCAATAATACGACAAACGGTCACGATGTAAAGCACAATGGATTTGCGGCCAACAATAATGGCAGCACGAACAATTGTGCGGTGGACGGGGAAAACAATCGGGAAAATAATAGTGGCTACAGCGGCATTCATTTGGACAATTCGAATCAAGAGATTATACGGCTCATTGGCCAATATCTGCACGACGTTGGCCTCGAAAAGTCGGTGAAGACTCTAATGGTTGAATCGAACTGTTACTTGGAGCATCCCTCGGCTACAAAGTTCAGGGAGCATGTCCTAGTGGGCGATTGGAGCAAAGCGGATGCAGATCTGAAG GACTTGGAGCCATTGATCGATAATGGAAAATCATCCACAATTACAGAAATGAAGTTCATATTGCTGGAACAAAAGTACTTGGAGCATTTGGATGATGGCAATCCGTTGGACGCACTGCACGTGCTGCGCAGCGAACTGACTCCACTACAGCACAACATATCGCGTGTGCATCAATTATCCTCTTACATGATGTGTTCGACCAATGAAGACCTCTACCAGCGCGCCAAATGGGATGGCAAGGGCATAGCATCGCGTGCTCTTGTGATGGAGCGTCTGCAGACATTTATGCCGCCATCGGTGATGATGTCGCCGCGTCGGCTGCGCACATTGCTTCAGCAGGCGGTTGAGCTGCAGAGCCAGAACTGCCCCTGTCACGATATGGCCTGGGAGACAAATCTGCAGACAGTGTCCCTGCTGACCGATCATTGTTGCACCACAGATGGCTTTCCCATGCAGACAATACAGGTGCTAACCGATCACTGCGACGAAGTCTGGTTCTGTAAGTTCTCGCCCGACGGCCTCAAGCTGGCCACGGGCAGCAAAGATTCCACTGTGATCATCTGGGATGTAGATCCGTACAAGTTGACGCTCAAACATCGCCGTGTGCTCGATGGTCAGGCGCAGTTAAACGTTAGCTTCGTTAGCTGGAGTCCGGACTCAAAGCTTATTCTAGTGGGCGGCACCGAGGACTCGCACGAGCTATTCATCTGGAATGTGGACGATGGAAAGCTGGTTGTCAAGTTCTCGCAATCCCCGGATGATAGTCTGGCGTGCGGCACATTCAGTCGTGATGGCAATCATTTTGTTTGCGGTGGTCAAAAGGGACAGCTTTATCTGTGCGATCTGAACGGCACTCTAATCGACTCCTGGGAGGGCGTGCGCGTTAATAGCGTCGCCTTTCGGGCTGATAACAAAACCATATTGGCGGCCGATAATCACTATCGCATAAGAGG CTATAATTTTGATAACCCACGCTCTGACTTTGATATACTGCGGGAGCCGCATCCGATTATGACGTTTAGCATCAATTCGGCAGATCGCTTGGCCTTGTTAAATGTCTCCAATCAGGGCCTGCATCTTTGGGATATCGAGGATAAGTGTCTAGTGCGACGTTTTCAGGGCATAAGGCAAAGCAATTTTGCGATTCATTCTTGCTTTGGCGGCGTTAACGAAAGTTTTGTGGCGAGCGGCAGCGAGGACAAGGTTGTGTACATTTGGCACTTGAAGCGCGAGGAGCCCCTGGCTAAGCTGGCCGGTCACACCAAGACGGTTAACTGCGTGTCCTGGAATCCAGTCTATCCGTCCCTACTGGCCAGCGCTAGCGATGATGCCACCGTGCGCATTTGGGGACCGAAACCAACGGGCAGCAGTGCAACGACAGAGAGTGATGATTGCTCATCCAGTTCGTCATCGTCCTCGTGGAACATGACCTAA